A stretch of Roseibium porphyridii DNA encodes these proteins:
- a CDS encoding TlyA family RNA methyltransferase: MSKQRLDQRLVDLGIFPSRARARDAVLRGTVSIEDVVCNKPAQKISPEAKVSVDDPAASYVSRAALKLIEGLNAFSIDPNGKICLDIGASTGGFTQVLLEHGAAKVHAIDVGHDQMHESLRQNPRVAATDGLNARDLTVDHLQAEQPSLLVSDVSFISLKLALPRALDLAAPGAEGVFLVKPQFEAGKDKIGKGGLVDPGIAARSAKDLRLWLAGQQGWSALDMVPSPIKGGDGNTEYLLYGQKQS, encoded by the coding sequence ATGTCAAAACAGCGCTTGGACCAACGCCTTGTGGATCTCGGTATTTTTCCCAGTCGAGCCCGCGCGCGCGACGCGGTGTTGCGCGGCACCGTGTCGATTGAGGATGTCGTCTGCAACAAACCCGCCCAAAAGATAAGTCCGGAAGCGAAAGTCTCGGTAGATGATCCAGCAGCTTCTTACGTCTCTCGTGCGGCTTTGAAGCTCATCGAAGGTCTCAATGCCTTCAGCATCGACCCAAACGGCAAGATCTGTCTCGACATTGGCGCATCAACAGGCGGCTTCACTCAGGTTCTCCTGGAGCACGGTGCGGCCAAGGTCCACGCAATTGACGTCGGGCACGATCAGATGCACGAAAGTCTGCGGCAAAATCCAAGGGTTGCAGCGACTGATGGTCTTAACGCGCGCGATCTCACAGTCGACCATCTTCAGGCCGAGCAACCATCCCTTCTTGTGTCTGATGTCAGTTTCATTTCCCTGAAACTCGCGCTTCCGCGTGCTCTCGACCTTGCTGCCCCCGGTGCTGAAGGCGTCTTCCTTGTCAAACCCCAGTTCGAGGCCGGCAAGGACAAGATCGGAAAGGGCGGATTGGTAGATCCGGGCATCGCGGCACGGTCTGCGAAAGACCTTCGTCTTTGGCTCGCGGGCCAACAGGGCTGGAGCGCGCTGGACATGGTGCCTTCCCCCATCAAGGGTGGAGACGGCAACACAGAATACCTGCTTTACGGCCAAAAGCAGTCATGA
- a CDS encoding VOC family protein has product MKFINPLPFVTDMERSRAFYRNVLSLKVIEDHGNFVRFSNGFALHEGHSLLQTVFSETLEVNEPYGKNNLVLYFEDPDIWSAFDRIAPHVELIHGIERQTWGQRVFRFYDPDRHIVEVGEPT; this is encoded by the coding sequence ATGAAGTTCATCAACCCGCTCCCATTCGTGACGGATATGGAGAGATCCAGAGCTTTCTATCGCAATGTTCTGTCTCTGAAAGTCATCGAAGATCACGGCAATTTTGTGCGCTTTTCAAATGGCTTTGCCCTTCATGAAGGACATTCTCTGCTGCAGACAGTGTTTTCTGAGACCCTTGAGGTAAATGAGCCCTACGGGAAGAACAATCTCGTACTCTATTTCGAGGACCCGGACATTTGGTCAGCTTTTGATCGCATTGCACCGCATGTGGAGCTGATCCACGGGATAGAGAGACAGACCTGGGGACAAAGGGTTTTTCGTTTCTATGACCCGGATCGCCACATTGTGGAGGTTGGAGAGCCAACCTGA